In one window of Rhinoderma darwinii isolate aRhiDar2 chromosome 7, aRhiDar2.hap1, whole genome shotgun sequence DNA:
- the FAM107A gene encoding actin-associated protein FAM107A isoform X2, whose product MYSDIQREPPDIGSILAHPDYLESNTELIKPKKLLNPVKASRSHQELHRELLMNHRRGLSIDKKPELQRVLENRRRDKIEQEKKQEEESKKMQSPFEQELLKRQQRLEQLEKEEQEPKEDGLAPEFLKVKENLRRTATLSSDERVE is encoded by the exons ATGTATTCTGATATACAGAGGGAGCCGCCTGATATAGGAAGTATTTTGGCTCATCCTGACTATCTGGAATCAAACACTGAGCTTATCAAGCCCAAGAAACTCTTGAATCCTGTAAAAGCATCTAGAAGTCACCAAGAACTCCATCGTGAACTGCTCATGAACCATCGGAG AGGTTTGAGTATTGACAAGAAGCCAGAGCTCCAGAGAGTGTTAGAGAATCGGAGAAGAGACAAGATCGAACAAGAGAagaagcaggaggaggagagcaaGAAGATGCAGTCGCCATTCGAACAAGAGTTGTTAAAGAGACAGCAGAGGCTCGAGCAG CTTGAAAAAGAAGAACAGGAACCTAAAGAGGACGGTCTTGCCCCAGAATTCCTAAAAGTGAAGGAAAATCTCAGAAGAACGGCAACATTATCAAGTGATGAAAGAGTAGAGTAA